Part of the Paludisphaera borealis genome, CAGGCGCTCCGAGCTTGTTCATCCAGCCCTCGATTACCGTGTAGGGTCGTCCGGCCCACTCTGGGAGAGAAGGGGATTCATCCTTCGATCCGTGTGCAACCGCGATGCGAACCGCGCTTGTTCGGCTCTCGTGGCTTCGCATGGTTTTCCGATCCGGGCCGAGACCGCGCATCCCGGCCTTCCTCTTGACGAAGCAGGCGTATTGGAGAGTATGCAGATGATCACTACGCGACGCGGATTCATGCACGGTGCCGCGGCCCTCGGGGCCGCTTCCCTCGCCTCCCCTTTCGGAGATTGGACCCGGCGTCTCGGCGCGGGGGAAATCGCTCCTGTCGCGGATTTCGGCCCGCTTCGGCCGACACGGGACGAGAACACCGGCCTGGAACTTCTCGAACTCCCCGAGGGGTTCCGCTACGTCTCCTTCGGCTGGGCCGGCGACGAACTCTCCGACGGGAGCAAGACCCCCGACTCGCACGACGGGATGGCCGTGATCGCGTCCGACGGCGACACCGTGACGCTCTGTCGGAATCACGAGGTCAATGGATCGGGGGTCGCCATCGGCAAGACCGGTTCGGTGTACGACAGGTTCGGCAAGGGAGGCTGCACGAATCTGGTCTTCAACACCAAGACCGCCAAGCTCGAATCGTCGTGGGTCAGCCTTGGCGGCACGGTCAGGAACTGCGCCGGCGGCCCGACTCCGTGGGGGACCTGGCTCAGTTGCGAGGAGACCACCCTCGAGAACGGCGATAAGGAGGATTCCAAGGACGCCAAGGGGCTTGAGTTCGAGCAGACCCACGGCTGGGTCTTCGAAGTGCCTTCCCAGGGGACTTCCGAGGCAAGACCCATCAAGGGCATGGGGCGATTCACACACGAAGCGATTTCGTTCGACCCGGCCTCGGGCTTCGTCTACATGACCGAGGACTAGGGACGGGCTGGCTTCTACCGCTACCTTCCCAACAAACCTCGGGATCTCCAGGCCGGCGGCAAGGTCCAGATGCTCAAGGCCAAGGGGACCCAGAATCTCGTCAAGGGGCTGAAGGCCGGACAGACCTTCGAGGTCTCCTGGGTGGACATAGAGAGTCCGGAGGTCGTGCACGCCGATGAGAGGCGACGAGGCGATGGCTGCTTCCGTCAGGGATCTGCGCAGCAGGCGGCGATGTTCTCGGGCCTTGAAGGGTGCTGGCATAATCAGGGGAAGATCTACTTCACGGCCAAGAGCGGCGGTGACTCGGCCGCCGGCCAGGTTTGGTGCTACGTCCCCGCCGAGGAAAAGCTGACGCTCCTCTTCGACTCCCCAAGCGGGATGGTCCTCGACATGCCCGACAATATCACGATGAGCCGTCGCGGGGGCCTGGTGATCTGCGAGGACGGCAGCACCGCCCCTCAACAGCGCCTTCAGTGCCTGACGTCCGAGGGTGCGGTGGTCCCGTTCGCCGCCAACGCCGTCGACCTGCGCAAGACGCCCCATCGCGGCTTCGACCGCGACTATCGTAAGCTCGAATGGGCGGGAGCCACCTTCAGCCCGGATGGGAATTGGCTGTTCGCCAACCTCCAGATCCCCGGCATCACGCTCGCCATCACCGGTCCCTGGCGCGAAGGGCTGATCTGAATTCGAGGCTGTCCGCGCTTCCCACGGGGAGCTTGGAGCGGTTTGCGATTGGGTTGCACGCGGGCCGACGCCGAATTCCCTTCTCCCCGTGCAGGAGAAGGTGCACCGTAGGGGCGGATGAGGGGTTCTTCGATCGCCCTTGCAACCGAGGAATTCCTATGATTCACCCCTCATCCGGCCGTTCCGGCCGCCTTCTCCCCGCCGCGGAGAGAAGGCATGCTCGCGACAGCTTGTTTTGATTATTGTATGCAACTCAAACGCAAACCGCTTTAGAGAAACCTACCGGTTGAAGCCGGTCCCCGGTTCAGCCAATGTAGTCCGACGGCGTTCCATCGGTCGCGACCTGGACTGCCCGTGTCCCGGAGTCGGGCTCGGCGCAAGATCCCTTCTGAGGACGGCTTCATGTTCATGAAAATCGTTCGATCGGCCACATTACTGACATTCGCCCTGTCGCCGGCTTCGTTCGCGGACGGCCCTTCCCGCCCTTTGCCTATCAGCGCTCATAACTGCTACGCGGAGAATCGAACCGACAACCCCAGGCTCAACGAGGCGCTTGCGCTGGGGATCGACAACATCGAGATCGACCTCGGGTGGGATGATGCGGCGAAGCAACTCATCATCGGCCATGATGCGACGCCCCGGCCCGGCGTCGCCTACCCTCGGCTGGAGACCTCGCTGATACCCGTACTGGAAGCCCGTTTGAAGGCGCCCCGGCCCGACGGCGCGCCGACCGTCCTCACGATCGACTGGAAGACGGGCAAGCCCGAGGCTGTTCGACTGTTCAATGACTTGCTCGACGCCCACGCCGAGTGGTTTTCCTCGGCCCCCAAGTCGCCCGACTCCCCCTTGACGACCCGGCGAATCACCGTCTGCTTCAGCGGTAGCGAGGCCGCGAAGGACGCCTACGACGCCTTGATACCGTCCGGCGGCGTCTACCGTGCTTTTCGGGATCGCGTCATCGGCGCCGGCGCCAGGTATGAGGCCGATGTCGCGACGTACATCCCCGGGCCCTCGACTGCCTACCTTCGCTTTCTGGCCTTCCACTGGGGGGCCATTGAGCGGGGCGGGCCGGCCTCGGCCGGCGACTGGACCCGGGCCGACGCCGATCGACTGGGCGCCTTGACGGCCCTGGCCCATTCTCGTGGATTCCGGATTCGAATCTACAGCCTCAACGGCCACACCGGGCCGCTCAACGGCGGCTACCGCTTCGTCGACGACGAGGCCGCCAGGGTTCGATGGATCGCCTCCTCCGCCGCCGGGGTCGACTGGGTCGCCGGCGACGAATACCGAGAGATGGTCGAGGCGCTTCGTAATCTCTCTTCCAACACCCTCCCTGAATCCGGCTCATGATGTCCCGCCCGGTAGCGGTGGGGCGTCCGCTCGCCAAGGAACCGACGGCCAATCTCGCCCTCGTCGGTGCCGTCGTTTTCCTCTTGCTCGGCGTATCCTGGCGCATCCTCCGATCCGTCACGTCCGTCCTCATCCCGAAAACGAGCCGTTGACCCATCCTCGACTGGCGAACCGTCCGGATATTCTTTCGGAATCGGCGGTTTGATCGTAACTTCATAATGGGAGGCTCCCTCCCTCGCTCGTTCTCAATCCGCTCGACAGGTGGAAGACCCCCCGCTCGATCCGCTCGCGGAGGATGCGAGCGACGGGGACGCATTCCCTTCCTCCGTCTTATCGAAAAACTCGGACAATCGAACCCAATGCCTCCTCGTGAGAGAAGAGCCGACGAGGCGCGGGAGACGACCGGTGGATGGACGAGAAAAACCGCCGAACAAACCCAATCGGGGGCCGGTCCGGCGGCCGTCGGGCGCGTCCCACGCGGTTTATCGCCAATCGAAGCCAAATTCGCGGGGGCTGTAAGTCGTTGGTTGGCAAGTGGGTGTGGTCAAATCGCCGTATGTCCGTCCGCGTCAAACAAAGCCAATTTCGGCGGACTTCTTGGGGGCGATTGTGAGGAGCGCGGCCTCGGTGCGACGGGTGAAGGTGAGGTTGAGAGGACGCCGCGCGAAGCGTTCCAAACCAGATTGCGGCGCGAACGAAGCCAAACTGGAAAGATCATCCGACGCTCGGACTTCGGGCACTTTGGTGAAGCCTTTTCAATGCATTCCGTCGGGCTGATCGGCATTGACCGTCGGGGGCGTCGGCGTCATGATTCGGCCGCCGGGTGGGGCCTGGCTCTGCTCGGATTCGCGGTCGCCGGCTGCCGCCCGAACCTAGCCGTCACCCTGGGTCGAGGGAGTGACCCGACATGCCGATTGCACAACTTGTGATGATCGCGTCCACCTTTTTGGGTTGGTCGGATATTTCCATCCAGCCCAGCAAGGGCGACCGAGGCTTCTCGTCGTTCCAGCACAGCATCGCGGGCATCGATCGACCGAGCGGAAGGACACTCGAAACGCTCAAGCGGTACGATCTGGAAGGCCGGTATCGCAAGGACGTCAACGGGGCTCTTCTGAGTCTGGAGAAGGTCGCCCGGGGGCGGCCCAACGCCGAGCTGGTCTACGCCCTGGCCGAGCTTTCCTGGATCGACGGCTGCAAGCAGGACCGCTGGCGCAAGGCCCTGGCGCTGGAGCGGTATCTCGACGCGGTGGGCTACGCGCACGACTACCTCTTCGACCCTGAGCTGGCCGACGGCCGCGCGCCGTCCGATCCCCGTTACCGGCTCGCCTGCGAGATCTACAACGCGGGACTCGAACGGATCATCCGCGCCGCGCAGTCGAAGGACCCGATCGACCCGCAGGGGGTCATCAAGCTGAAGGTCAGCAACCGCGACGAGCAGGTGCTCCAGGTGGCCCTTCGCGACTCGCCCTGGAAGCCGACCGACATCCATAAGTTGATACTGGCCTCGGACTTCGAGGTCAGCGGCCTGGCGACCAGCCGCAACCAGTACGGCCTGGGCGTCCCGCTGATCGGCGTTCGCCAGAGCGACCCGAAGAAGGAAGACCGCCCGGCCGACGAGCGGTTTTACCCGGCCGAAATGGCGTTCCCGCTGACGGCGTTCCTGGTCCCGAACTCGCGGCTCCGCGACCCGGGGGAGGACGTGAACGCAGTCCGCCAGTGCACCCTGGAGCTGATCGACCCCGTCAAGCGACGGGTGGTCGGCCAGTCGCCCAACCAGATCGCCCTGGAGACCGACCTGACGACCCCGCTAGCCTACATGTGGTCGCAAACCGACCTGGAACGCTACCGGTGGACCGGCTTGCGGCACCCCGGCGAGGCGCTTGAGAGGGCCAACCTGTTGATGATCCGGCCCTACGAGCCCGGCAAGATCCCCGTCGTCATGGTACACGGCCTCATCAGCAGCCCGCTGGCCTGGATTCCGATGCTTGACGAGCTGTTGCGCGACCCGACGATCCAGGGGCGGTATCAGTTCCTGCTCTACATGTACCCGACGGGCGTCCCCTTGCCGATCGCGGCGGCCAACCTCCGCGACGCGCTCGGGCAGGCCAAGGCGATGTTCAACCCCGACGGCCGCGAGCCGGCGTTCGACCAGATGGTCCTGCTCGGTCATTCGATGGGAGGGCTGCTCAGTCACTGCATGATGGTTTCGAGCGGCGAGGAACTCTGGCAGCTCAATTCGGACCGGTCGTTCGACGAGATCCTCGGCCCGCCGCCGGTGCTGGCCGAGCTTCGCCGGCTGCTGTTCTTCGAGCCTGTGCCGAGCGTCAGCCGGGTGGTGTTTCTGGCGACGCCCCACCGGGGATCAGATCTGTCGCGTGGGGTGGTGGGGCGAGTCGGGGCCAACCTGATCTCCGACCCCGACCACATCCACAAGCTGCTCGGCCAACTCGTGAAAGACAACCCCGACGCCTTCGGGCGAAGGTTCAAGCGGTTCCCGACGAGCATCGAGACCCTGGCGACCGACTCCCCGATCCTGACGGCGATCCTGGCAATGAAGCCGGACCCGAGAGTCATGACGCACTCGATCATCGGCTCGGAACGGCCCGTCCCCAAGCCGCAGACGACCGACGGCGTCGTGCCGTACCGAAGCTCGCATCTTGATGGGGTCGCGTCGGAGAAGGTGGTTCGGTCGGGGCACGGGGTCCAGAAGGACGGCGAGGCGATCCAGGAGGTGCGGCGGATTCTCCACGAACATCTGGGCGAGCCCGTCATGGCTCGCGGCGCCCGGGAACCGGCGGCTGCTCGACCAGCCGCCGCGACCGCCTCGGCTCCTGCGGCCGTTGAGGAACTCCCCGCCCTGCCCCGCTGAAGAACCTCAGCCCGCGACCGCGGCGCTGGACTCGGCTTGCAGGCGGCCGTCGTGGACGGCCTTGACGAGGGCTTCGTGGTCGCGTTCGGTTTGATCTGCATATGTGGATGAAAAGGCGGCGACGGCCTTGTCGAAGACGTCGCCGCGGCCGAGGTATCCGCTGATCTCGGCCGCCCCGCCCGACCGGGCGTGGGCCCGGGCCAGCGACCACCCGCAGAGCTGGGCGTACTGGAGCATCACGCTTGCATTGAAGAGTTCGACGAGCGGCTTGATTTTCATATCCTTGAGTTGTCGGACGTAGAAATGAACACCTCCCTCGATCTGGGTCCAGCCGAGGAAGAGGTCGCTCGCCGACTGCATGAGCCGGCAGCCCAGGACGATCCGCTCGCCGTGGTTCGCCGCCGGGACGCCTCCGGCGTACGGTTCGAGGACCGATGCGCGAGCCTCCTTGATCTGGAGGAACAGCGGGTCGTGCTCGCCCGCCAGCAACAGCGCCACGCTGCACCAGGTGCCGACGCTCCCCACGCCGACGACCTTGATTGCGACGTCCTTGAGCTCGAACCGGTCCAGCAGCGCCCGGCGCTCCGGGGCCAGGCTCTCGCGATAGCCGGAGAGCGCCGAGAGCACCCGGGCGGCGAAGGCGTCGCGGCCCACTTCGGGAAGGTGGTAGATCAAGGGCGGGTTGTCCTTGATGGTCGCCTCGCCGTCGACGACGGCCTCAAGCTTCGGGTCGTCGTGCTCCCGGACGCTCCGCTCGCGGGCCTTGGCCAGTCGCTTCTGGGTCTGTTTCCGGGTCGATTCGTCCTTGATCAGCGGGATGAGGTCGTCGAGCTCGATCTTGGCGTACCACGACTCGAGGACTCGCATCCGGCTGAACTCGGCCAGTCGCTCACGGTAAGACCGCACGCAGGCCAGCGCCACGTCGCCGGCGACGACCTCCGATAGGCCGTTGTGGCGGCAGGCCAGGACGAAGCTGGCGGCCAGCCGCTTGACGTCCCACTCCCAGGGGGCGGGGAAGGTCTCGTCGAAGTCGTTGATGTCGAAGACCACCCGACGCTCGGGGGTCGCGAAGGCGCCGAAGTTGAGGAGGTGGCAGTCGCCGCAGATCTGAGGTCGCGGGCCGCTGGCCGGGGTCGTCGCCAGATCCGCCGCCATGTTGAGGGCGGCGCCTCGGTAAAAGGCGAGCGGCGACTGCAACATCCGGCCGTATCGCACGGGGATCAGCTCGGGGATGCGACCTCGGCTCGAAGCCTCCAGCAATGCGATCGGGTCGGTCCGGTCGGCCGCGGGTCGCCACTCGGCGTGCGACTTGCGCGGGCAGGCGTCGCGAAGGCGCCGGCCTCGCTGATACCGCTCCGACCCCGCCTCGTTGATGTCGTTCACGACTCGATCCTTCTCTCGGCGTCTCGATCGCGCTTTGGCCTGAATCCAGAAATACCGTCGCGCGGCCGTCGAAGACAGTGGAAACCGGGCCCAGAATTCTCGGGGGCGGATGAGACGGCCCTCCGGTCCCCACCAAAGCGTTCCGAAATTCGGGACTTTTTACTGGACGGATGAGTACGTCGAGCCGATACTGACGACCGGTCGAAGTGGCATTGCGTACAGTTTCAGTTCAGGAGCGATTGATGAACAAGTCGTATTGCGTTGCGGCGGCCGCGGCGTGCCTGCTGGGGTTGGGGCTGCGGGCCGAGGCTCAGGACGCGCCGGTCGTGGAGCCGACGGCCGAGCACAAGCGTCTGGCTGAAGACGTCGGCGTCTGGGACGCCGAGGTCAAGCTCTGGGCGCAGGGGCCGGGCGCCGAGCCGACGGTCTCGAAGGGCGTCGAGGAGATTTCGGTCATGCCCGGCGGCCTCTGGCAGCTCGGCAAATTCGAGGGCAAGATCGGCGACAAGGAGTTTGTGGGGCGTAGCGTCACGGGTTACGACGTCCACAAGAAGAGGTACGTCGGCGTCTGGGTCGATTCGACCGATCCGCACATGATGCTGACGGAAGGCGAGTACGATGAGGCGACCCACACCGAAACCGCGACCGCCAAGGGCACCGACCCGGCGTCGGGCAAGCCGTACGATCTCAAGATGACGACGCTTCACAAGGGCAAAGACGCTCGGGTCTTTACCATGAACATGAAAATCGCCGAAGCCGGCGACGAGTTCTTCAAGTTGATGGAGATCAGCTACACGCGTCGAGCCAAGTAAGGCTGTCGGCCCGAGTGGGTTGATTCGGTCGTGCAAGGAGTGCCGCGGGGGGGGGCGGGTCGACGCTGGGGCGGAGGGCCGCCAAACGATTGACCGTCCCCTCCCTTCTGTTAGAGTAGAATAGGATTCTCGCTCAATGGGGGGCGACCGAGGAATCTGGAGTTCTTCAGACGACTTCCGGGACGGCTCCGGCGGTCGACGCCCCAGCCGTGGCCCCTCCCGACGGCGCCGGCGACGATCCGAGACGAATCGAGTCCACTTCGGCGTGGATCGTGTCGGCGGAACTCGGGCCGGTCGAAGGATGCTCCCGAGACGCTACGGCGAGCCGGCCGGTCCCCAGTCAAGCAGCGTCAGACCTGGAAAGGCCGAGCGTCGTGTACGGAGAGATGATCGGGGGCTTGATCGGCCTCATCCTGGGGGTTCTTGGGGCGTGGTGCGCCATGCACCTGTCAGCCCGGCACCGAGCCGACACGGCGCACGGCCTGGCCGATCAGATCCTCAGCAACGCCGAACGCGAGGCTCTGACCATCCGCATCCAGGCGGAGCTTCAATCCAAGGAGGATTCGCTCCGCCGGCGCGCCGAGCTGGACATTGAGACGGACCAGTCGCGGAAAGACCTCCGCGACCAGGAGCGGCGGCTGGACAAGCGCGGCGACCTCCTCGATCAGAAGCTCGAACTGCTCAACGGCAAGGAGCGCGACATCGAGACCCTCCAGCGCCGCCTGGCCGAGCAACAGGAAGAGATCCGGAAG contains:
- a CDS encoding esterase/lipase family protein: MPIAQLVMIASTFLGWSDISIQPSKGDRGFSSFQHSIAGIDRPSGRTLETLKRYDLEGRYRKDVNGALLSLEKVARGRPNAELVYALAELSWIDGCKQDRWRKALALERYLDAVGYAHDYLFDPELADGRAPSDPRYRLACEIYNAGLERIIRAAQSKDPIDPQGVIKLKVSNRDEQVLQVALRDSPWKPTDIHKLILASDFEVSGLATSRNQYGLGVPLIGVRQSDPKKEDRPADERFYPAEMAFPLTAFLVPNSRLRDPGEDVNAVRQCTLELIDPVKRRVVGQSPNQIALETDLTTPLAYMWSQTDLERYRWTGLRHPGEALERANLLMIRPYEPGKIPVVMVHGLISSPLAWIPMLDELLRDPTIQGRYQFLLYMYPTGVPLPIAAANLRDALGQAKAMFNPDGREPAFDQMVLLGHSMGGLLSHCMMVSSGEELWQLNSDRSFDEILGPPPVLAELRRLLFFEPVPSVSRVVFLATPHRGSDLSRGVVGRVGANLISDPDHIHKLLGQLVKDNPDAFGRRFKRFPTSIETLATDSPILTAILAMKPDPRVMTHSIIGSERPVPKPQTTDGVVPYRSSHLDGVASEKVVRSGHGVQKDGEAIQEVRRILHEHLGEPVMARGAREPAAARPAAATASAPAAVEELPALPR
- a CDS encoding DUF1579 domain-containing protein codes for the protein MNKSYCVAAAAACLLGLGLRAEAQDAPVVEPTAEHKRLAEDVGVWDAEVKLWAQGPGAEPTVSKGVEEISVMPGGLWQLGKFEGKIGDKEFVGRSVTGYDVHKKRYVGVWVDSTDPHMMLTEGEYDEATHTETATAKGTDPASGKPYDLKMTTLHKGKDARVFTMNMKIAEAGDEFFKLMEISYTRRAK
- a CDS encoding DUF2252 domain-containing protein — translated: MNDINEAGSERYQRGRRLRDACPRKSHAEWRPAADRTDPIALLEASSRGRIPELIPVRYGRMLQSPLAFYRGAALNMAADLATTPASGPRPQICGDCHLLNFGAFATPERRVVFDINDFDETFPAPWEWDVKRLAASFVLACRHNGLSEVVAGDVALACVRSYRERLAEFSRMRVLESWYAKIELDDLIPLIKDESTRKQTQKRLAKARERSVREHDDPKLEAVVDGEATIKDNPPLIYHLPEVGRDAFAARVLSALSGYRESLAPERRALLDRFELKDVAIKVVGVGSVGTWCSVALLLAGEHDPLFLQIKEARASVLEPYAGGVPAANHGERIVLGCRLMQSASDLFLGWTQIEGGVHFYVRQLKDMKIKPLVELFNASVMLQYAQLCGWSLARAHARSGGAAEISGYLGRGDVFDKAVAAFSSTYADQTERDHEALVKAVHDGRLQAESSAAVAG